In Rathayibacter sp. VKM Ac-2762, one DNA window encodes the following:
- the mshC gene encoding cysteine--1-D-myo-inosityl 2-amino-2-deoxy-alpha-D-glucopyranoside ligase has product MRAWTAADVPALPGRGSAPRLHDTATAGPVELDAPSGVASLYVCGITPYDATHLGHASTYLAFDTVQRVWLDAGYTVEYAQNVTDVDDPLLERATATGVDWRDLAEEQVELFRGDMAALRVLPPQHYVGVTETVDPIAEAVARLERDGVAYRVAAPDAAEEGASDLYYDIAAAESAVWHLGSESRLDAESMARFSALRGGDPERAGKRDPLDPLLWRAERAGEPAWDAEVGRGRPGWHIECSVIALDRLGPEFTLQGGGSDLVFPHHEFSAGHAASLSGRPLARAYAHAGMVAYQGEKMSKSLGNLVLVSRLRSEGADPRAIRLALLAHHYRSDWEWLPEDLPSAEARLARWESALAAVGPRSALEVLAQLREALADDLGTPAALAVVDAALTEGVDDPSLLRDAVDALLGVRPA; this is encoded by the coding sequence ATGCGCGCCTGGACCGCCGCCGACGTCCCCGCCCTGCCCGGCCGGGGGAGCGCACCGCGCCTGCACGACACGGCGACCGCGGGCCCCGTCGAGCTCGACGCGCCCAGCGGAGTCGCGAGCCTCTACGTCTGCGGCATCACGCCCTACGACGCCACCCATCTGGGGCACGCGTCGACCTACCTCGCCTTCGACACGGTCCAGCGCGTCTGGCTCGACGCGGGCTACACGGTCGAGTACGCCCAGAACGTGACCGACGTCGACGACCCGCTGCTCGAGCGTGCGACGGCCACCGGTGTCGACTGGCGCGACCTCGCCGAGGAGCAGGTCGAGCTGTTCCGCGGCGACATGGCCGCCCTGCGCGTCCTGCCTCCGCAGCACTACGTCGGAGTCACCGAGACCGTGGATCCCATCGCGGAAGCGGTCGCCCGCCTGGAGCGCGACGGCGTCGCCTACCGCGTCGCTGCTCCAGACGCGGCGGAGGAGGGCGCGAGCGACCTCTACTACGACATCGCCGCGGCCGAGAGCGCCGTCTGGCACCTGGGCAGCGAGAGCCGGCTCGACGCGGAGTCGATGGCCCGCTTCTCGGCGCTGCGCGGGGGCGACCCGGAGCGCGCCGGCAAGCGCGACCCCCTCGATCCGCTGCTCTGGCGGGCCGAGCGCGCCGGCGAGCCCGCCTGGGACGCCGAGGTCGGCCGCGGCCGTCCGGGCTGGCACATCGAGTGCTCGGTGATCGCCCTCGACCGGCTCGGACCCGAGTTCACCCTGCAGGGCGGCGGGAGCGACCTGGTCTTCCCGCACCACGAGTTCAGCGCAGGCCACGCCGCTTCGCTGTCCGGCCGTCCTCTGGCCCGCGCCTACGCGCACGCCGGGATGGTCGCCTACCAGGGCGAGAAGATGAGCAAGTCGCTCGGGAACCTGGTGCTGGTCTCCCGTCTGCGGAGCGAGGGCGCGGACCCGCGGGCGATCCGCCTCGCGCTCCTCGCGCACCACTACCGCTCCGACTGGGAGTGGCTGCCCGAGGACCTGCCGTCGGCCGAGGCGCGACTGGCGCGCTGGGAGTCGGCCCTCGCCGCCGTGGGACCGCGCTCGGCGCTCGAGGTGCTGGCGCAGCTGCGCGAGGCGCTGGCCGACGACCTCGGCACTCCGGCCGCCCTCGCCGTCGTCGACGCCGCACTGACCGAGGGCGTGGACGACCCGTCGCTCCTGCGCGACGCGGTCGACGCCCTGCTCGGGGTGCGCCCGGCCTGA
- a CDS encoding undecaprenyl-diphosphate phosphatase, translating to MGLLDALILGLVQGLTEFLPISSSAHLRIVSELLPGLGGRDTGAAFTAITQLGTETAVIIYFWRDIVRIVSHWARSLVGRIPRSDPDARMGWLIILGSLPIIVLGLVFQDAIETTLRSLWVVATTLILFGILLGIADAVGAKKRRLRDLGVRDGLIFGGAQALALIPGVSRSGGTITAGLFLGYERKAAARYSFLLAIPAVFGSGLYQLYKSISDPVVLPNQVQVGGLETLVATIVAFVVGFVVIAFFMSYISRRSFLPFVVYRIVLGVVLMVALATGLIAA from the coding sequence ATGGGCCTGCTCGACGCGCTGATCCTGGGACTCGTCCAGGGTCTGACCGAATTCCTCCCCATCTCCTCCAGCGCCCACCTCCGGATCGTCAGCGAGCTGCTGCCCGGTCTCGGCGGCCGCGACACCGGAGCCGCTTTCACCGCGATCACGCAGCTGGGCACCGAGACCGCCGTCATCATCTACTTCTGGCGCGACATCGTGCGGATCGTGTCGCACTGGGCGCGCTCCCTCGTCGGCCGGATCCCGCGCTCGGACCCGGACGCACGCATGGGCTGGCTCATCATCCTGGGCAGCCTTCCGATCATCGTCCTCGGCCTCGTCTTCCAGGACGCGATCGAGACGACCCTCCGCTCCCTGTGGGTGGTGGCCACCACCCTCATCCTCTTCGGAATCCTGCTCGGCATCGCCGACGCGGTCGGCGCGAAGAAGCGCCGCCTGCGCGACCTGGGCGTCCGCGACGGCCTGATCTTCGGAGGCGCGCAGGCGCTCGCCCTGATCCCCGGCGTCTCGCGCTCGGGAGGCACCATCACCGCCGGCCTCTTCCTCGGCTACGAGCGCAAGGCGGCGGCGCGCTACTCCTTCCTCCTCGCGATCCCCGCGGTGTTCGGCAGCGGTCTCTACCAGCTGTACAAGAGCATCAGCGACCCGGTCGTGCTCCCGAACCAGGTCCAGGTCGGCGGGCTCGAGACCCTCGTGGCGACCATCGTCGCGTTCGTGGTCGGCTTCGTCGTGATCGCGTTCTTCATGAGCTATATCTCCCGCCGCAGCTTCCTCCCGTTCGTCGTGTACCGCATCGTGCTCGGCGTCGTCCTGATGGTCGCGCTCGCCACCGGCCTGATCGCCGCCTAG
- a CDS encoding M20/M25/M40 family metallo-hydrolase, with amino-acid sequence MSDSIDSAPVTDSTLDETALIARDLIRFDTSNYGDGKAEPERPAAEYVAAKLRDLGLEPELIDSDPGRTSVVARVAGEDRERGALVVHGHLDVVPAIADNWSVDPFGGEIKDGMLWGRGAVDMKNMDAMILASLGDILREGRRPSRDLVIAFFADEEAGGVRGSGFLARERPELFAGATEAISEVGGYSIELAGKRAYLVQTGEKALMWLTLRAHGTAGHGSQINSENAVTRLAQAIARIGSEEWPTRLTDTTRELLDEVARLLGHDPQRSTPEELALATGTASRFIAATLRTTANPSMLSAGYKANVIPDTAEATIDVRVLPGEEDAVLERLKVLAGEHVEILVQHRDIGLEVPFAGPLVESMAASIRRFDPGAEVLPYLLSGGTDNKALSTLGITGYGFAPLQLPSSLDFPALFHGVDERVPLDALVFGRKVLTDLLLSS; translated from the coding sequence ATGTCCGACAGCATCGACAGCGCGCCCGTGACCGACAGCACCCTCGACGAGACGGCGCTCATCGCGCGCGATCTCATCCGCTTCGACACCAGCAACTACGGCGACGGGAAGGCGGAGCCGGAGCGCCCGGCCGCGGAGTACGTCGCGGCGAAGCTGCGCGACCTCGGCCTCGAGCCGGAGCTGATCGACTCCGACCCGGGACGCACGAGCGTCGTGGCGCGGGTCGCGGGGGAGGACCGCGAGCGCGGCGCCCTCGTCGTCCACGGGCACCTCGACGTGGTGCCCGCCATCGCCGACAACTGGAGCGTCGACCCGTTCGGCGGCGAGATCAAGGACGGCATGCTCTGGGGCCGCGGCGCGGTCGACATGAAGAACATGGACGCGATGATCCTCGCCTCGCTCGGCGACATCCTCCGCGAGGGGCGGCGCCCCTCCCGCGACCTCGTCATCGCCTTCTTCGCCGACGAGGAGGCGGGCGGCGTGCGGGGATCGGGATTCCTGGCCCGTGAGCGGCCCGAGCTGTTCGCCGGAGCGACCGAGGCGATCAGCGAGGTCGGCGGCTACTCGATCGAGCTGGCCGGCAAGCGCGCCTACCTCGTGCAGACGGGCGAGAAGGCGCTGATGTGGCTGACCCTCCGCGCGCACGGCACGGCGGGGCACGGCTCGCAGATCAACTCCGAGAACGCCGTCACCCGGCTGGCGCAGGCGATCGCCCGCATCGGAAGCGAGGAGTGGCCCACCCGCCTCACCGACACCACGCGCGAGCTGCTCGACGAGGTCGCCCGCCTGCTCGGCCACGACCCTCAGCGCAGCACTCCGGAGGAGCTGGCACTCGCCACCGGCACCGCCTCGCGCTTCATCGCCGCGACGCTGCGCACCACCGCCAATCCGTCGATGCTGTCGGCCGGCTACAAGGCCAACGTCATCCCGGACACCGCGGAGGCCACCATCGACGTGCGCGTCCTCCCCGGCGAGGAGGATGCGGTGCTCGAGCGCCTGAAGGTCCTCGCGGGCGAGCACGTCGAGATCCTCGTCCAGCACCGCGACATCGGACTCGAGGTGCCCTTCGCCGGCCCCCTCGTCGAGAGCATGGCCGCCTCGATCCGCCGGTTCGATCCGGGCGCCGAGGTCCTCCCGTACCTGCTCTCCGGAGGCACCGACAACAAGGCGCTCTCGACGCTCGGCATCACCGGATACGGGTTCGCGCCGCTCCAGCTGCCGTCGTCCCTGGACTTCCCGGCGCTGTTCCACGGGGTCGACGAGCGCGTTCCACTGGACGCACTAGTGTTTGGCAGGAAGGTCCTGACCGATCTCCTGCTGAGCTCCTGA
- a CDS encoding LLM class flavin-dependent oxidoreductase has protein sequence MVSRIGFLSFGHYQSVPGSQTRSARDVLLQTIELAEAAEEIGIDGAYVRVHHFAPQLASPFPLLAAIAARTRRIEIGTGVIDMRYENPLYMAEEAAATDLISDGRLELGVSRGSPETALRGSEAFGFVPPEGMTDADLARQKVRILREALAGAPVAQSDPAMTRQSLPLSIEPRSPGLEDRIWWGAGSFATARWAAEQGMNLQSSTLLLEEEGVPFDELQARQIREYRAAWSEAGWERTPRVSVSRSVLPITTDLDRLYFGGRGEQDQVATLEGVRARFGRSYTGEPDAVAAELAADAAVQEADTLLLTVPNQLGVEYNARLLRTVVESIAPALGWSPATAGV, from the coding sequence ATGGTCTCGCGCATCGGCTTCCTCTCCTTCGGCCACTACCAGTCCGTCCCCGGGTCTCAGACCCGCTCTGCTCGCGACGTCCTCCTCCAGACGATCGAGCTCGCGGAGGCGGCGGAGGAGATCGGCATCGACGGCGCCTACGTCCGCGTGCACCACTTCGCGCCGCAGCTCGCCTCGCCGTTCCCGCTGCTGGCGGCGATCGCCGCGCGCACCCGCCGCATCGAGATCGGCACCGGGGTCATCGACATGCGCTACGAGAACCCGCTCTACATGGCGGAGGAGGCGGCCGCCACCGACCTGATCTCCGACGGCCGGCTCGAGCTCGGGGTCAGCCGGGGATCGCCCGAGACGGCCCTGCGCGGGTCCGAGGCGTTCGGCTTCGTCCCCCCGGAGGGGATGACCGACGCCGACCTCGCCCGGCAGAAGGTGCGGATCCTCCGGGAGGCGCTCGCCGGGGCGCCGGTCGCGCAGTCCGATCCTGCGATGACGCGCCAGTCGCTCCCGCTCTCGATCGAGCCGCGCTCGCCCGGCCTCGAGGACCGGATCTGGTGGGGTGCCGGCAGCTTCGCGACCGCGCGCTGGGCGGCCGAGCAGGGCATGAACCTGCAGTCGTCGACCCTGCTCCTGGAGGAGGAGGGCGTGCCCTTCGACGAGCTGCAGGCCCGCCAGATCCGCGAGTACCGCGCCGCGTGGAGCGAGGCGGGCTGGGAGCGCACCCCGCGCGTCTCCGTGTCGCGCAGCGTTCTTCCGATCACGACCGATCTCGACCGGCTGTACTTCGGCGGCCGCGGCGAGCAGGACCAGGTCGCCACCCTCGAGGGCGTCCGCGCCCGATTCGGCCGCAGCTACACGGGCGAGCCGGACGCCGTCGCCGCCGAGCTCGCTGCGGACGCCGCCGTGCAGGAGGCGGACACGCTGCTGCTCACCGTTCCCAACCAGCTCGGGGTCGAGTACAACGCGCGGCTCCTGCGCACTGTCGTGGAATCGATCGCTCCGGCTCTCGGCTGGTCGCCGGCGACAGCAGGCGTCTGA
- a CDS encoding SIMPL domain-containing protein, producing MVTITVAGLAQHFHPAERGTVRLEIRRESRSRPQALAEVTALHARVREEAAAEQASGAATWWSSDQISVSSIRRYIKDSDVSQLFHVAAAGVRVKYRDFAALGRWVGSISEVPGVQISGVDWDVTAARRAGIEREVRAAAVRDARERAEAYAAALGLTEVRVLTLFEPGLRPHTRIEGGSAMMSRAKAFSSPEEPLALKPEDIEVTASVSADFEAH from the coding sequence ATGGTCACCATCACCGTCGCCGGTCTCGCCCAGCACTTCCACCCCGCCGAGCGGGGCACCGTCCGCCTCGAGATCCGGCGCGAGTCGCGATCCCGGCCCCAGGCGCTCGCCGAGGTCACCGCCCTGCACGCGCGGGTCCGTGAGGAGGCGGCCGCCGAGCAGGCGTCCGGCGCCGCCACCTGGTGGTCCTCCGATCAGATCTCGGTCTCCTCGATCCGCCGGTACATCAAGGACTCGGACGTCTCGCAGCTGTTCCACGTCGCGGCCGCCGGGGTCCGGGTGAAGTACCGGGACTTCGCGGCTCTCGGGCGCTGGGTCGGCTCGATCTCGGAGGTGCCGGGCGTACAGATCTCGGGGGTCGACTGGGACGTGACGGCGGCGCGACGGGCGGGCATCGAGCGCGAGGTCCGCGCCGCTGCCGTGCGCGACGCGCGCGAGCGGGCCGAGGCCTACGCGGCGGCCCTCGGCCTGACCGAGGTGCGGGTGCTGACCCTCTTCGAGCCGGGACTGCGCCCGCACACGCGCATCGAGGGCGGCTCGGCGATGATGAGCCGCGCCAAGGCGTTCTCCTCTCCTGAGGAGCCGCTGGCCCTCAAGCCGGAGGACATCGAGGTCACCGCCTCGGTCTCCGCCGACTTCGAGGCGCACTGA
- the proB gene encoding glutamate 5-kinase, translating to MYDALPDPADSDATAPAAPRRRTLVVKMGSSSVTKQSGPDPVLLASALESAFAARALGWDVVLVSSGAVSSGRALFARSQEEPISARLAAAVGQTVLMGFYRSVAELSGALVAQILIGESDLASPRQMAHVAEAIRHALDAGVVPVVNGNDTIDSAGSDNDGVAGGLAMLLGADLLLLLTDVPGVFAGSIAEGVHLEELGISELRRIGVQKGGTGRGGIRSKLRAAELAAHNGVSTRIAGARTPEVILGALGGPGPGTLVRAVHAHPPVEQRWISGVATGRGRVEINLEAERSIGAGSSLFASGIKRVSGEFGGGDVIEVRALSGELLARGVSRVSSRLLTLVRALRVDEIARVFVAVLGHAATTAPSASPEGEERPQLTRALEYARTLSSEHARAVAMEIVSLFPAESISALLGQGAGEGELVERYTRLVRTLAIVENENLAVFRS from the coding sequence ATGTACGACGCCCTGCCCGACCCCGCCGACTCCGACGCCACCGCCCCGGCCGCGCCGCGCAGAAGGACCCTCGTGGTCAAGATGGGGTCCAGCTCGGTCACCAAGCAGTCGGGTCCGGATCCCGTTCTCCTGGCCAGCGCGCTCGAGAGCGCCTTCGCCGCCCGCGCGCTGGGCTGGGACGTCGTGCTGGTCTCCTCCGGCGCCGTCTCCTCGGGCCGGGCGCTCTTCGCCCGCTCGCAGGAGGAGCCGATCAGCGCCCGCCTGGCGGCAGCGGTGGGCCAGACCGTCCTGATGGGCTTCTACCGCTCGGTGGCCGAGCTCTCGGGCGCCCTGGTCGCGCAGATCCTCATCGGCGAGTCCGACCTCGCCTCTCCCCGGCAGATGGCACACGTAGCCGAGGCGATCCGCCACGCCCTCGACGCCGGAGTCGTGCCCGTGGTCAACGGCAACGACACGATCGACTCCGCCGGCTCGGACAACGACGGCGTCGCCGGCGGATTGGCGATGCTCCTCGGCGCGGACCTGCTGCTGCTGCTCACCGACGTCCCAGGCGTCTTCGCCGGCAGCATCGCCGAGGGCGTGCACCTCGAGGAGCTGGGCATCTCGGAGCTGCGCCGCATCGGCGTGCAGAAGGGCGGTACCGGCCGAGGGGGCATCCGCTCCAAGCTGCGGGCCGCCGAGCTCGCCGCGCACAACGGCGTCTCGACCAGGATCGCCGGGGCGCGCACCCCCGAGGTCATCCTGGGCGCCCTGGGAGGGCCGGGCCCGGGCACCCTCGTCCGCGCCGTGCACGCGCATCCGCCCGTGGAGCAGCGCTGGATCTCCGGAGTGGCCACCGGCCGCGGCCGCGTCGAGATCAACCTCGAGGCCGAGCGGAGCATCGGAGCCGGCTCGAGCCTGTTCGCCTCGGGCATCAAGCGCGTCTCCGGCGAGTTCGGCGGCGGCGACGTGATCGAGGTGCGCGCCCTCAGCGGAGAGCTCCTCGCGCGCGGCGTCTCCCGCGTCTCCTCGCGTCTGCTGACCCTGGTCCGCGCACTCCGGGTCGACGAGATCGCTCGCGTCTTCGTGGCGGTCCTCGGGCATGCCGCCACGACGGCGCCGTCGGCGAGTCCGGAGGGGGAGGAGAGGCCGCAGCTGACCCGCGCTCTGGAGTACGCGCGCACTCTCTCCTCCGAGCACGCGCGGGCCGTCGCGATGGAGATCGTCTCCCTCTTCCCTGCCGAGAGCATCTCGGCCCTGCTGGGACAGGGCGCGGGGGAGGGCGAGCTCGTCGAGCGCTACACCCGCCTCGTCCGCACCCTCGCCATCGTGGAGAACGAGAACCTGGCCGTCTTCCGCTCCTGA
- a CDS encoding DNA polymerase Y family protein has translation MASAPELRRTILVWCPDWPLLAAAADAGLGAEHPLALTEKSLVFASSPAARAEGVRRGMRVREAQSRCTGLAVLPYDPVLDHRAFEPLIQALEEITPGVQLIRPGLCAIRARGPRRYYGSEQSAAEAILQRLAELGLPDARIGIADGLFASELAAKHSGRPVAVVPPGAAAGFLAPLPLDALETESVAAPARAPRRGDDLVALLRRLGVRTLGAFAALPREDVAARFGPEGAHAHLLAAGAESETVVPRLPPERLDRAMEFEPPLDRIDQAAFAFRVPAEEFVAGLTRARLVATAIRIEVVSERGEVFSRSWLHPRWFTPGDVLDRVRWQLQGSGEIDTGLGAPISRLCVEPEAVDAIGNHEQGLWGTAPEERVHHGLSRVQSMLGHEAVMTASIGGGRSLRDRQHLIPWGDREPGDARPRTLPWPGSLPPPLPPTVFAEPAAVLVRGPRGEPVAVDERGALSSVPAYFTPGTSQARLEPLAGWAGPWPIDERWWDPSTAVRYDRFQVVDAAGVAWLLLCLDGVWAAEARYD, from the coding sequence ATGGCGAGCGCACCCGAGCTGCGGCGGACGATCCTCGTCTGGTGCCCCGACTGGCCCCTCCTCGCGGCCGCCGCCGACGCCGGCCTCGGCGCCGAGCACCCCCTGGCCCTCACGGAGAAGAGCCTGGTCTTCGCCTCCTCCCCCGCTGCCCGGGCGGAGGGGGTCCGGCGGGGCATGCGCGTGCGCGAGGCGCAGTCCCGTTGCACGGGTCTCGCCGTGCTCCCGTACGACCCGGTGCTCGACCACCGGGCGTTCGAGCCGCTCATCCAGGCGCTCGAGGAGATCACCCCGGGCGTCCAGCTGATCCGGCCCGGTCTGTGCGCGATCCGTGCCCGCGGTCCGCGCCGCTACTACGGGAGCGAGCAGAGCGCGGCCGAGGCGATCCTGCAACGGCTGGCCGAGCTGGGTCTCCCCGACGCCCGCATCGGGATCGCCGACGGGCTCTTCGCCTCCGAGCTCGCCGCGAAGCACTCCGGCCGCCCCGTCGCCGTCGTGCCCCCAGGAGCAGCGGCAGGCTTCCTCGCCCCTCTCCCGCTCGACGCCCTCGAGACCGAGTCCGTCGCAGCCCCTGCCCGTGCTCCCCGCCGGGGGGACGACCTGGTGGCGCTCCTGCGCAGACTCGGCGTCCGCACCCTCGGCGCCTTCGCCGCCCTCCCTCGCGAGGACGTCGCCGCCCGGTTCGGACCGGAGGGTGCCCACGCGCACCTCCTCGCCGCCGGTGCGGAGTCGGAGACGGTGGTGCCCCGGCTCCCGCCGGAGCGCCTCGACCGGGCGATGGAGTTCGAGCCCCCTCTGGACCGCATCGACCAGGCCGCCTTCGCCTTCCGCGTCCCCGCGGAGGAGTTCGTCGCCGGGCTCACCCGCGCACGGCTGGTCGCGACCGCCATCCGCATCGAGGTCGTCAGCGAGCGCGGTGAGGTCTTCTCCCGGAGCTGGCTGCACCCGAGATGGTTCACCCCGGGCGACGTGCTCGACCGGGTCCGTTGGCAGCTGCAGGGCAGCGGGGAGATCGACACCGGTCTCGGAGCGCCGATCTCGCGGCTCTGCGTCGAGCCCGAGGCGGTCGACGCGATCGGCAACCACGAGCAGGGTCTCTGGGGCACCGCTCCGGAGGAGCGCGTCCACCACGGGCTGAGCCGCGTGCAGAGCATGCTCGGGCACGAGGCCGTGATGACCGCGTCGATCGGAGGGGGTCGATCCCTCCGCGACCGCCAGCACCTGATCCCCTGGGGCGACCGGGAGCCGGGCGACGCACGGCCGAGGACCCTGCCCTGGCCCGGCTCCCTGCCGCCGCCCCTCCCGCCGACGGTCTTCGCGGAGCCCGCGGCCGTGCTGGTCCGCGGACCGAGGGGCGAACCCGTCGCGGTCGACGAGCGCGGCGCCCTCAGCTCCGTGCCCGCCTACTTCACCCCCGGGACCTCTCAGGCACGCCTGGAGCCCCTCGCCGGATGGGCGGGTCCCTGGCCGATCGACGAGCGCTGGTGGGATCCGAGCACCGCCGTCCGCTACGACCGCTTCCAGGTGGTCGACGCCGCCGGTGTCGCCTGGCTGCTGCTCTGCCTCGACGGGGTCTGGGCAGCAGAGGCCCGCTACGACTGA